In one Aromatoleum aromaticum EbN1 genomic region, the following are encoded:
- a CDS encoding DUF484 family protein: protein MNAADVARYLKEHPDFLADHGELFTQLTVPHPHGGQAISLAERQLHALRDKIRQLESKLAELIRYGEENDEIGEKVHRLALALVEAEDYDTLRFALLENVRDNFSVPNVALRVWANAQSHEGEDFSPVTEELRFFATDLSHPYCGAPANLEVIDWFGPAACHIRSVALVPLRRGDQVLGLLAFGSEEAERFYPGMGTLYLARIGDLVVAALRHQLG, encoded by the coding sequence ATGAATGCCGCTGATGTCGCACGCTATCTGAAGGAACATCCGGACTTTCTCGCCGACCATGGCGAACTGTTCACGCAGCTGACCGTTCCGCATCCGCACGGCGGACAGGCCATCTCGCTGGCCGAGCGGCAGCTGCATGCGCTGCGCGACAAGATCCGGCAACTCGAAAGCAAGCTCGCCGAACTGATTCGCTACGGCGAGGAAAACGACGAGATCGGCGAAAAAGTCCATCGCCTGGCGCTGGCGCTGGTCGAAGCCGAAGATTACGACACCCTGCGTTTTGCGTTGCTCGAAAATGTGCGTGACAACTTTTCGGTGCCGAACGTTGCGCTGCGGGTATGGGCCAACGCGCAGTCGCACGAAGGCGAGGATTTTTCGCCGGTGACCGAAGAGCTGCGCTTTTTCGCCACCGACCTGAGCCACCCGTATTGCGGCGCGCCGGCGAATCTCGAAGTAATCGACTGGTTCGGCCCCGCTGCCTGTCATATCCGTTCGGTGGCGCTGGTGCCGCTGCGCCGCGGCGACCAGGTGCTCGGCCTGCTCGCGTTCGGCAGCGAAGAGGCCGAGCGCTTCTACCCCGGGATGGGAACGCTGTACCTTGCGCGCATCGGCGACTTGGTCGTGGCCGCTCTGCGGCACCAGCTCGGCTGA
- a CDS encoding class I SAM-dependent rRNA methyltransferase, translating to MSKLVLNPGKERSLLRRHPWVFAGSVARLDGRARPGDTVEVVAADGRFLGRAAWSPESQIRARMWSFAVDITIDHAFFKRRVAESVARRATHPLLADESGVRLIHGESDGLPGVIADRFGDVAVVQLTSAGAEKWRDAIVAGLVQATGCTAVYERSDSDVRGLEGLGPKTGCVHGELPQDVLTIVENGVCMEVDVISGHKTGFYLDQRDNRRLTGLFAAGRSVLNCFCYTGGFSLQALAGGATSVLSIDSSGPALDAGRRNLAMNPQLDASRAEWLQADVFEALRVLKSEGRRFDLIVLDPPKFAPSAAHADRASRAYKDINLFGLRLLNPGGILMTYSCSGGIGLELFQKIVAGAASDAGVDARILHRLSASADHPVGLAAPEGEYLKGLAIQVG from the coding sequence ATGTCCAAGCTCGTCCTCAATCCCGGCAAGGAGCGTTCGCTCCTGCGTCGTCATCCATGGGTTTTCGCCGGTTCGGTGGCCCGCCTCGACGGGCGCGCGCGGCCGGGCGACACCGTCGAGGTCGTCGCCGCTGACGGCCGGTTCCTCGGTCGCGCGGCGTGGTCGCCGGAATCGCAGATCCGCGCCCGGATGTGGTCGTTCGCTGTCGACATCACGATCGACCATGCGTTCTTCAAGCGCCGCGTCGCCGAATCGGTCGCGCGCCGGGCGACGCATCCGCTGCTCGCCGACGAGAGCGGAGTGCGGCTGATCCATGGCGAGTCGGATGGCCTGCCCGGCGTCATCGCGGACCGCTTCGGCGACGTCGCTGTCGTGCAGCTGACGAGCGCCGGCGCCGAGAAATGGCGCGATGCGATCGTTGCCGGGCTGGTGCAGGCGACCGGTTGCACAGCGGTATACGAGCGCTCCGATTCCGACGTGCGCGGCCTCGAAGGGCTCGGGCCGAAGACCGGCTGCGTGCACGGCGAGCTGCCGCAGGACGTGTTGACGATCGTCGAGAACGGCGTGTGCATGGAAGTCGATGTCATCAGTGGCCACAAGACCGGTTTCTACCTCGACCAGCGCGACAACCGCCGCCTGACGGGTCTGTTCGCGGCCGGGCGCAGCGTGCTGAACTGCTTCTGCTACACCGGGGGATTCTCGCTGCAGGCGCTGGCCGGCGGCGCGACGTCTGTGCTGTCGATCGACTCGTCCGGCCCGGCGCTCGACGCGGGGCGACGCAATCTTGCGATGAATCCGCAACTCGACGCGAGCCGCGCCGAATGGCTGCAGGCCGATGTGTTCGAGGCCTTGCGCGTACTGAAAAGCGAGGGGCGGCGTTTCGACCTGATCGTGCTCGATCCGCCGAAGTTCGCACCGTCCGCGGCGCACGCTGACCGGGCGTCGCGCGCGTACAAGGACATCAACCTGTTCGGTTTGCGCCTGCTCAATCCCGGCGGGATACTGATGACGTACTCCTGTTCGGGCGGCATCGGCCTCGAACTGTTCCAGAAAATCGTCGCCGGCGCGGCGAGCGACGCTGGCGTCGATGCGCGTATCCTGCATCGCCTGTCCGCGTCCGCCGATCACCCGGTCGGCCTTGCAGCGCCCGAAGGCGAATACCTCAAGGGGCTCGCGATTCAGGTCGGCTGA
- the ruvB gene encoding Holliday junction branch migration DNA helicase RuvB: protein MIETDKLQAPRVISAQTADRQEDVVERALRPKRLAEYVGQAKIREQLEIFIQAAKNRHEALDHVLLFGPPGLGKTTLAHIVAAEMGVNLRQTSGPVLERAGDLAALLTNLEPHDVLFIDEIHRLSPVVEEILYPALEDFQIDIMIGEGPAARSVKLDLPPFTLVGATTRAGMLTNPLRDRFGIVARLEFYTPHELAYIVGRSAGLLDVAIDDAGAVEIARRARGTPRIANRLLRRVRDYAQVKADGDITAPVADAALLMLDVDHLGLDLMDRKLLGAMLEKFGGGPVGLDNLAAAIGESSDTIEDVLEPYLIQQGYLQRTPRGRIASASIWQHFGLAFPRRAGDESAELFSAP from the coding sequence ATGATCGAAACCGACAAACTGCAGGCCCCGCGGGTGATTTCGGCGCAGACTGCCGACCGCCAGGAAGACGTCGTCGAGCGCGCGCTGCGGCCGAAGCGGCTGGCCGAATATGTCGGCCAGGCAAAGATCCGCGAACAGCTCGAAATCTTCATCCAGGCGGCGAAGAACCGCCACGAGGCGCTCGACCACGTGCTGCTGTTCGGCCCACCGGGCCTGGGCAAGACGACGCTCGCGCACATCGTCGCTGCCGAGATGGGCGTGAACCTGCGCCAGACTTCGGGGCCGGTGCTCGAACGGGCAGGCGACCTCGCCGCACTGCTGACGAACCTCGAACCGCACGACGTGCTGTTCATCGACGAGATCCACCGCCTGTCGCCGGTCGTCGAGGAAATCCTTTATCCGGCACTCGAGGATTTCCAGATCGACATCATGATCGGCGAAGGGCCTGCGGCGCGCTCGGTCAAGCTCGACCTGCCGCCTTTCACGCTGGTCGGCGCGACGACGCGCGCCGGGATGCTGACGAACCCGCTGCGCGACCGTTTCGGCATCGTGGCGCGGCTCGAGTTCTACACGCCGCACGAGCTCGCATACATCGTCGGGCGCTCCGCCGGCCTGCTCGATGTCGCGATCGACGACGCCGGAGCGGTCGAGATCGCGCGGCGCGCCCGCGGCACGCCGCGGATCGCGAACCGGCTGCTGCGCCGCGTCCGCGACTATGCGCAAGTCAAAGCCGACGGCGACATCACCGCCCCCGTCGCCGACGCCGCGCTGCTGATGCTCGACGTCGATCACCTCGGGCTCGACCTGATGGACCGCAAGCTGCTCGGCGCGATGCTCGAGAAGTTCGGCGGCGGCCCGGTCGGCCTCGACAACCTCGCGGCCGCGATCGGCGAGTCGTCCGACACAATCGAGGACGTGCTCGAACCGTACCTGATCCAGCAGGGCTACCTGCAGCGCACGCCGCGCGGGCGCATCGCGAGCGCATCGATCTGGCAGCATTTCGGCCTCGCCTTTCCCCGCCGCGCCGGCGACGAAAGCGCGGAGCTGTTTTCCGCTCCCTGA
- the ruvA gene encoding Holliday junction branch migration protein RuvA — protein sequence MIGRITGILLEKNPPQIVVDTHGVGYEIDVPMSTFYGLPATGESLSLFTHLAIREDGHFLYGFASADERAAFRQLLKVSGIGARTALSVLSGLSVSDLAQAVALQETGRLVKIPGIGKKTAERLLLELRDKLGRALPGFGASTVPGAAAQPADSRSDILNALLALGYSDKEAQSALKAIPPETGVSDGIRQALKLLSKA from the coding sequence ATGATCGGACGCATCACCGGCATCCTGCTGGAAAAGAACCCGCCGCAGATCGTCGTCGACACGCACGGCGTCGGCTACGAAATCGACGTGCCGATGAGCACGTTCTACGGCCTGCCGGCGACCGGCGAGTCGCTCTCGCTGTTCACGCATCTGGCGATCCGCGAGGACGGGCATTTCCTGTACGGCTTCGCGAGCGCCGACGAACGCGCGGCATTTCGCCAGCTGCTGAAAGTCTCCGGCATCGGCGCGCGCACCGCGCTGTCGGTGCTCTCCGGCCTGTCGGTCAGCGACCTCGCCCAAGCGGTCGCGCTGCAGGAAACCGGCCGCCTCGTGAAAATTCCCGGCATCGGCAAGAAAACCGCCGAGCGCCTGCTGCTCGAACTACGCGACAAGCTCGGCAGGGCGCTGCCAGGCTTCGGCGCGAGCACGGTTCCCGGCGCCGCAGCGCAGCCCGCGGATAGCCGCAGCGACATCCTCAACGCGCTGCTCGCGCTCGGCTACAGCGACAAGGAAGCGCAATCGGCGCTGAAAGCGATCCCGCCGGAGACGGGCGTCTCCGACGGCATCCGCCAGGCGCTGAAGCTGCTGTCGAAAGCCTGA
- a CDS encoding prenyltransferase → MSRAAPPAAEPTPQRYASALRRYFAATRPAFLSVTLAGCLIGLAAAHADGVALDGLRAVVTVLFALLAHAGANVLNDYHDAVTGADAANSERIYPFTGGSRFIQNGVLTLRETAAFGYALFALVIPPGLWLALGAGAGLIAIGLAGLVLGWAYSAPPLKLASRGVGEFAVAACWLLVVVGADFVQRGAFAWTPVAAGVSFALLVANLLYINQFPDCAADAAAGKRTLVVRLGADTAKWGYFAIALVAYGWLVLQIGRNNLPQACAAAALTLVLSLNAARLLREHAAEPGALAPAIRLTIAATNLHGLVLAATLAFGARG, encoded by the coding sequence GTGAGTCGTGCTGCGCCTCCGGCCGCCGAGCCGACACCGCAACGCTACGCGAGCGCACTGCGGCGCTACTTCGCGGCGACGCGCCCGGCCTTCCTCAGCGTCACGCTCGCCGGTTGCCTGATCGGGCTTGCCGCGGCGCATGCCGACGGCGTCGCGCTGGATGGGCTGCGCGCAGTGGTCACGGTGCTGTTCGCGCTGCTCGCGCATGCCGGCGCGAACGTGCTCAACGACTATCACGACGCGGTCACCGGCGCCGACGCGGCGAACTCGGAGCGCATCTATCCGTTCACCGGCGGCAGCCGCTTCATCCAGAACGGCGTGCTCACGCTGCGCGAGACAGCGGCATTCGGCTACGCGCTGTTCGCACTGGTGATCCCGCCCGGACTGTGGCTCGCGCTCGGCGCGGGCGCCGGCCTGATTGCGATCGGATTGGCCGGACTTGTGCTCGGCTGGGCGTATTCGGCGCCGCCGCTCAAGCTCGCGAGCCGCGGAGTGGGCGAATTCGCCGTCGCGGCGTGCTGGCTGCTCGTCGTGGTCGGCGCCGATTTCGTCCAGCGCGGCGCGTTCGCCTGGACGCCGGTCGCGGCCGGCGTGTCGTTCGCGCTGCTGGTCGCGAACCTCCTCTACATCAACCAGTTCCCCGACTGCGCCGCAGACGCCGCAGCAGGCAAGCGCACGCTCGTCGTGCGCCTCGGCGCCGACACCGCGAAATGGGGCTATTTCGCCATCGCGCTGGTCGCCTACGGCTGGCTCGTGCTGCAGATCGGGCGCAACAACCTGCCCCAGGCGTGCGCGGCCGCAGCCCTGACGCTCGTACTGTCGCTGAACGCCGCGCGGCTGCTGCGCGAGCACGCTGCAGAGCCTGGCGCACTCGCCCCGGCGATCAGGCTGACGATTGCCGCGACGAACCTGCACGGCCTGGTACTCGCCGCAACGCTCGCGTTCGGCGCCCGCGGCTGA
- the rng gene encoding ribonuclease G, whose translation MSIEFLINFTPQETRVAIVEQGVVQELHVERTASRGIVGNIYLGRVVRVLPGMQSAFIDIGLERTAFLHVADIWSDRHNGDAGRPIERILAEGQNLTVQVLKDPIGTKGARLSTQISIAGRLLVYLPQEKHIGISQRIEDESEREALRERLTRLVPADEAGGFIVRTMAESASDDELGADIGYLRKLWSEIRNSATGRFPPSLLYEDLGLGQRVLRDLVDDDTSRILVDSRENHQKLTAFAAEYSPKVLPLLEHYSGERPLFDLHNVEDEIQKALARRVSLKSGGYLIIDQTEAMTTIDVNTGGFVGARNFDDTIFKTNLEAAQTIARQLRLRNLGGIIIIDFIDMENVEHRDMVLDEFQKALARDHTKMTVNGFTALGLVEMTRKRTRESLAHLLCEPCPTCDGRGEVKTARTVCYEILRELLREARQFNAREFRVLAAPNVIDLFLDEESQSLAMLSDFIGKQISLHPEASYSQEQFDIVLL comes from the coding sequence ATGAGCATCGAATTTCTCATCAACTTCACGCCGCAGGAGACGCGCGTCGCGATCGTCGAGCAGGGCGTCGTTCAGGAACTGCACGTCGAGCGCACTGCCAGCCGCGGCATCGTCGGCAACATCTACCTCGGCCGGGTCGTGCGGGTGCTGCCCGGCATGCAGTCCGCGTTCATCGACATCGGCCTCGAGCGCACCGCCTTTCTTCATGTCGCCGACATCTGGAGCGATCGCCACAACGGCGACGCCGGGCGGCCGATCGAGCGCATCCTCGCCGAAGGTCAGAACCTTACGGTACAGGTGCTGAAGGACCCGATCGGCACCAAAGGCGCGCGCCTGTCGACGCAGATCAGCATCGCCGGGCGGTTGCTCGTGTACCTGCCGCAGGAAAAGCACATCGGCATCTCGCAGCGCATCGAGGACGAATCCGAGCGCGAGGCGCTGCGCGAGCGCCTGACGCGACTCGTGCCGGCGGACGAAGCCGGCGGCTTCATTGTCCGCACGATGGCCGAATCGGCTTCCGACGACGAACTCGGTGCCGACATCGGGTACCTGCGCAAGCTGTGGAGCGAGATCCGCAACAGCGCGACCGGGCGTTTTCCGCCGAGCCTGCTGTACGAAGACCTCGGCCTCGGCCAGCGCGTGCTGCGCGACCTCGTCGATGACGACACTTCGCGCATCCTCGTCGATTCGCGCGAGAACCACCAGAAACTCACCGCTTTCGCCGCCGAGTACAGCCCCAAGGTGCTGCCGCTGCTCGAGCACTACAGCGGCGAGCGGCCGCTGTTCGACCTGCACAACGTCGAGGACGAGATCCAGAAAGCGCTTGCGCGGCGGGTCAGTCTCAAGTCCGGCGGCTACCTCATCATCGACCAGACCGAAGCGATGACGACCATCGACGTCAACACCGGCGGTTTCGTCGGCGCGCGCAACTTCGACGACACGATCTTCAAGACCAACCTCGAGGCGGCGCAGACGATCGCCCGCCAGCTGCGCCTGCGAAACCTCGGCGGCATCATCATCATCGACTTCATCGACATGGAAAACGTCGAGCATCGCGACATGGTGCTCGACGAGTTCCAGAAGGCGCTCGCGCGCGACCACACCAAGATGACGGTAAACGGCTTCACCGCGCTCGGCCTCGTCGAAATGACGAGAAAGCGCACACGCGAGTCGCTCGCCCATCTCCTGTGCGAACCCTGCCCGACCTGCGACGGCCGCGGCGAAGTCAAGACCGCGCGCACCGTGTGCTATGAAATCCTGCGCGAACTGCTGCGCGAGGCGCGCCAATTCAACGCGCGCGAGTTCCGCGTGCTCGCCGCACCGAACGTCATCGACCTCTTCCTCGACGAGGAATCCCAGTCGCTCGCGATGCTGTCGGACTTCATCGGCAAGCAGATCTCGCTGCATCCGGAAGCGAGCTACTCTCAGGAACAGTTCGACATCGTGCTGCTGTGA
- a CDS encoding Maf family protein, producing MKPIQARIYLASRSPRRRELLRQIGVQFELLAFRGGERGKDADVDETPHPGEPVERYVERLALTKAEAGCRRLQWRSLPHHAVLGADTTLELEGQIIGKPVDASDAAAILHQLSGRTHRVLTAVALSDGSRTRSRTSISEVRFRPLDDDEIRHYVATGEPMDKAGAYGIQGRAALFIEEIRGSYTGIMGLPLFETAQLLESFGYPL from the coding sequence ATGAAGCCCATTCAAGCCCGTATCTACCTTGCATCGCGCAGCCCGCGCCGGCGCGAACTGCTGCGCCAGATCGGTGTTCAATTCGAGCTGTTGGCGTTTCGCGGCGGCGAGCGCGGCAAGGACGCGGATGTCGACGAAACCCCGCACCCCGGCGAGCCCGTCGAACGTTACGTCGAGCGCCTCGCGCTGACCAAGGCCGAAGCGGGATGTCGGCGCCTGCAATGGCGTTCGCTGCCGCATCACGCCGTCCTGGGCGCCGACACGACGCTCGAGCTGGAGGGCCAAATCATCGGTAAACCGGTGGACGCCTCCGACGCCGCGGCGATCCTGCACCAGCTGTCGGGACGCACGCACCGTGTGCTGACCGCGGTCGCGCTGAGCGACGGCAGTCGCACGCGCAGCCGGACGAGCATCAGCGAAGTGCGTTTTCGTCCCCTCGACGACGACGAGATACGCCACTACGTCGCCACCGGCGAACCCATGGACAAGGCCGGCGCATACGGCATCCAGGGGCGGGCGGCGCTGTTCATCGAGGAGATCCGCGGCAGCTACACTGGAATCATGGGCCTGCCGCTGTTCGAAACCGCCCAGCTGCTCGAAAGCTTCGGCTATCCTTTGTAG
- the rlmH gene encoding 23S rRNA (pseudouridine(1915)-N(3))-methyltransferase RlmH — translation MKLLIVAVGTRMPAWVEAGFGEFARRMPRELPLQLVEVKAEPRTTGKTVEAMMAAEATRIEAALPARCRRVILDEHGADLTTMALARRLEAWQAGGEDVTLIVGGPDGLSPALKATAHERLRLSSLTLPHALVRPLLAEALYRAWSVLKNHPYHRE, via the coding sequence ATGAAGTTGCTGATCGTCGCCGTCGGCACGCGCATGCCGGCGTGGGTCGAGGCCGGTTTCGGCGAGTTCGCGCGACGGATGCCGCGCGAATTGCCGCTGCAGCTCGTCGAAGTGAAGGCCGAGCCGCGCACGACCGGCAAGACCGTCGAGGCGATGATGGCGGCCGAAGCGACACGCATCGAAGCGGCGCTGCCGGCGCGCTGCCGGCGCGTGATCCTCGACGAGCACGGCGCCGACCTGACGACGATGGCACTCGCACGCCGCCTCGAAGCCTGGCAGGCCGGCGGCGAGGACGTCACGCTGATCGTCGGCGGCCCGGACGGATTGTCGCCCGCGTTGAAGGCGACGGCGCACGAACGCCTGCGTCTGTCGAGCCTGACGCTTCCGCATGCGCTGGTCCGCCCGCTCCTTGCCGAAGCCTTGTATCGCGCGTGGAGCGTGCTGAAGAACCATCCCTATCATCGCGAGTAG
- the rsfS gene encoding ribosome silencing factor yields MDIRKLQKTVVDALEDIKAKDIEVINTTKLTSLFDRIVVASGDSNRQTRALSRNVQDKVREAGGHVVSVEGEETGEWVLVDLGDIVVHIMQPATRDFYNLEELWATTPKRSRVAAGTAHLASE; encoded by the coding sequence ATGGACATACGCAAACTGCAGAAAACCGTCGTCGACGCCCTCGAGGACATCAAGGCCAAGGACATCGAGGTCATCAACACCACCAAGCTCACGTCGCTGTTCGACCGCATCGTCGTCGCCAGCGGCGACTCGAACCGGCAGACACGGGCGCTGTCGCGCAACGTGCAGGACAAGGTCCGGGAAGCGGGCGGCCACGTCGTCAGCGTCGAAGGCGAGGAGACCGGCGAATGGGTGCTGGTCGATCTCGGCGACATCGTCGTGCATATCATGCAGCCGGCTACCCGCGACTTCTACAACCTCGAGGAACTGTGGGCGACGACGCCGAAACGCTCGCGCGTCGCCGCGGGCACGGCGCACTTGGCGTCCGAATGA
- the nadD gene encoding nicotinate-nucleotide adenylyltransferase: MSAANPESGPLGIFGGTFDPIHIGHLRLAQEAHETLRLSQVSFVPAGDPPHRGAPRSRAADRLAMVRLATARNPAFMVDDGEVFAQGKSYTALTLERLRAALGARRPLVLILGADAFQGLPTWHRWRDILQLAHVAVANRPGYAPHDDRKSGALSPELDAVCSDHMSNDPGAVRESPAGRIVPFDMTPLAISASQVRGLIQAGRSARYLLPDPVLNYIERHHLYHGS; the protein is encoded by the coding sequence ATGAGCGCCGCGAACCCTGAGTCCGGGCCGCTCGGCATCTTCGGCGGCACCTTCGACCCGATCCACATCGGTCACCTGCGCCTCGCGCAGGAGGCGCACGAAACATTGCGGCTCAGCCAGGTCAGCTTCGTTCCTGCCGGCGACCCCCCTCACCGCGGCGCGCCGCGTTCCCGCGCCGCCGACCGGCTGGCGATGGTGCGGCTGGCGACGGCCCGCAATCCGGCCTTCATGGTCGATGACGGCGAAGTGTTTGCGCAAGGCAAGAGCTACACCGCGCTAACGCTCGAGCGCCTGCGCGCGGCACTCGGCGCACGGCGCCCGCTGGTGCTGATCCTCGGCGCCGATGCGTTCCAGGGCCTGCCGACCTGGCACCGCTGGCGCGACATCCTGCAACTCGCGCATGTCGCCGTGGCGAACCGCCCGGGCTATGCGCCGCACGACGATCGCAAGTCGGGCGCACTGTCGCCGGAACTCGACGCCGTGTGCAGCGATCACATGAGCAACGATCCGGGAGCCGTGCGCGAATCACCCGCCGGCCGGATCGTTCCCTTCGACATGACGCCGCTCGCGATCTCTGCATCGCAAGTGCGCGGCCTGATCCAGGCGGGACGCAGTGCCCGCTATCTGTTGCCCGATCCGGTCCTCAACTACATCGAGCGACACCACCTTTATCACGGAAGCTGA
- a CDS encoding BPSS1780 family membrane protein: MQVRQLPLARGFAWLGEGLVIWRRNPALLTFASLGYLLMLVVLSVVPLIGQPLASLLMPVFSLGVLNTCREIDEGRKAGPDVLFSGFQQNLRGLVTIGALYLAGSLLVLFLTSLADGGTLLQIMTGGEKVDPEAAADAPGFTSALLIAIALSTPVMMAYWFAPILAGWWNIAPQKAMFFSFIACLRNWRPFLAYSVALMIFCVLLPGLVIGMLGLVSPTLATLFSVPLPVLLIPIVFASFYANARDVFRDALDERREP, translated from the coding sequence ATGCAAGTACGACAACTGCCGCTCGCCCGCGGCTTCGCCTGGCTCGGCGAAGGCCTCGTGATCTGGCGCCGCAACCCGGCGCTGCTGACCTTCGCTTCGCTCGGCTACCTGCTGATGCTGGTTGTGCTCAGCGTCGTGCCGCTGATCGGCCAGCCGCTCGCATCGCTGCTGATGCCGGTGTTCTCGCTGGGCGTGCTCAACACCTGCCGCGAGATCGACGAGGGCCGCAAGGCCGGGCCGGACGTGCTGTTCTCCGGCTTCCAGCAGAACCTGCGCGGGCTCGTCACGATCGGCGCGCTGTACCTCGCCGGCAGCCTGCTGGTGCTGTTCCTGACCTCGCTCGCCGATGGCGGCACGCTGCTGCAGATCATGACCGGCGGCGAGAAAGTCGATCCGGAAGCGGCGGCCGACGCGCCCGGCTTCACGTCCGCGCTGCTGATCGCGATCGCATTGTCGACGCCGGTGATGATGGCCTACTGGTTCGCGCCGATCCTCGCCGGCTGGTGGAACATTGCGCCGCAGAAAGCGATGTTCTTCAGCTTCATCGCGTGCCTGCGCAACTGGCGCCCGTTCCTCGCCTATTCGGTCGCGCTGATGATCTTCTGCGTGCTCCTGCCGGGCCTCGTCATCGGCATGCTGGGGCTCGTCTCGCCGACGCTCGCGACGCTGTTTTCGGTGCCGCTGCCGGTACTGCTGATCCCGATCGTGTTCGCGAGCTTCTACGCCAACGCGCGCGACGTCTTCCGTGACGCCCTCGATGAGCGCCGCGAACCCTGA